DNA from Mugil cephalus isolate CIBA_MC_2020 chromosome 5, CIBA_Mcephalus_1.1, whole genome shotgun sequence:
GGTGTAGGTGTCGTCCGTGATGTAAACGAACTCTGCCACCTCAGGAGGGTAGATCTCTTCAAATTTCCTGTATtgaacatttgagaaaaaaaaacccttcaacATTTATGCAGGAGACCTGATTTCACATCTGATAAGTGAAGAGTAGACACGTACGAAGCTAGAAGCATAGCGGCAGTCCCAACCAGCTGAAGCTTCCCCCTCAGGACGGACATGGAAGAAAGAAAGCGGTCGATGTAGTTGACGGCCAAGTAGAGCGTCTCGTTCTGGAGTTTGTACTCTTCTCCGACCTCGACCAGCCAATCCACCAGGATGGCCCTCATGTTGTTTGTGATATCTGGCTGCTTCTTCATGTAGCCGGCTTTAGGTCTGGTTTTCACCTGTGGGACATCAACACAGTCAAAGCCTTAGTCATGTAGATTCTGACTGACAACAGCAATGCCAAGAGGCTTAAGCGTTTCTcacctccatctccctcagGTACGTGTGGATTTCAGCTGCATATTCTGGGACCTCATTTACATTGACAGGTTTCTCCTCCCCCTCAACCACAGACATGTCCATGGGAGAATCTGCACAGGGGGcattttacattcattcatacacgAGATGTCTGGAatatgcatttgtgaaatgcCTGGCTTAGAACTTGGGACCCACCAAAGCTGACATCCATCACAGATGGAACCTCGATAGCAGCCAGGGGCTGTCGGAGCCGCGCCACAGTGTTGCTGACCGGAGGAGAGTCCTCGACCGTCGGCTTCGCCTTGACAGCATCGGCCACCTGCGGCGGCTTCTTGACTCTGCCTCCGTCAGGCTCGTCCACGTGGATCTGGAAAGTGGGTTGCTTGGCGGAAGGCTTCTCGAAGCAGCTCTTCTCAAAGTCTTCATTTTTACAAGACAAGGGCTGTGATGACTCCTaggagaaagcaaaaaaaaaaaaaaggaaataaagtcaCATTTCCCTCCCATGAGGAAGTGCAGCAAGgttaagagatgaaaccattaaacaGGGTTTTTAAAGTGTTCATGGATGGTTAAAAAAGTGGATCTTGTAGTAAATCCCGCCTGAACAGATGATAAGCAGTATTGGGATGaattattaaatcatttgaGAAACTCTGCAGACTCTCACTTGCAATCGCTAGTTTCTCTGGATGGCGGGAGGattcgttttttatttttttttaaaaagcaaaacatagCCAACATAAATACGCGTCATTTAatacagaaaagtaaaaaaaaatgtgctagGACATTAAGATAGTGGAGCTATTAAAATGGCGGActaagggagggagggggggaaactGGGGTTGCTAAAGCTCAATTCACACACGtctttttgtaaataaacatcTAGGTAAACCGGCGATCAAAGCCACTTTTTACGCGCAAAATATTGCAGATAGTTATGATTAAGGGGGAACATgttgcctcctttttttttttggagcgaCATCCCATTGTAGCTGCACACCTTATGTTAgcaagcagcagctgctgctgctgcaagcaTTGTTACCTGCTTTCCGCCTCGCTGGCTGTGCTGCTGGGCTTTGCTGTGCTGGTTGTTGCTCTGCAGGGCTCCCAGCACGGTTCTGGTGCCGGCCTGTTTCGGGGGAAGGTTCTCCTGGTTGTCATTTGAAGCGGCGCCTCTGTGTTTCATCGAGCCTCTTAGCCTCGATAGCATGTTTTCTTGGTTGTGGTACTCGCTGCTAGCCGCGCTTCCCTGCCCTCTATTAGCTCCCGACATgtttactaaataaaaaaatatatatataccctACAAATGTGTGCTCGGCGTCGTgggaaaccaaaaaaaaaaaacaataaacccaCGAGTGTCTTCGGAGAGGAAGAATCTTTCACGATCAAAACGAACCTGTTGAGATGGCAACGAACCTTGGAACTGCTACAACGAAGCAGATTCAAAGTGGCGAAAAATACGAAAACACGCACAGCTTTAAGGAAGTAAAAACAGCTACAAACTGAACGTGTTATGTCGCCATAGCCGTGAAATATCCGCCACcaacctacacacacatacactgtctCTAAACGTAGCCTCGATCcatttacacagaaacacacatagtTGTGTCGCTCTCTCTCGGTTCAAGTAGCCCGCGAGGATTGaaacggaccaatcacaggCGTCGGCGGCGGTGACGTCACATGAGTACGGGAGCCGAAGGAGGACAATGCTACTTTAATTACAAATTCAAAACCGGTTTGACTTATTTGAAAACAAAAGTCGCTTCCTATGAGAGAAACCCGCACACACAAACGTTTCATTATGATTTATGGTTTCACTTGATCAAACAATACAACATAACGTCATTGTGAATGTCAGAATCAAcccaaaacaaacatgtttaaagcgAATCAAGGAAGCATTATTGCCCATacactaaaaaaacatttgatagATCACAtataatgattaataattaataatattgcTCTTATAAATAGAATCGTGATCGTAGACATAAATTTGGCCTTttaggcaaaaaataaaatgaagatgaataaataaaataaaaagagttcaGTTCCTGAAATAATGAGTCTTACattgattattgtttttatttaaagaaacacagttctatgataattatgatacaaaacatacagtatatgcttTTAACAGGGGTATTTCTGATATTTAAATCACAGCCTCTAATAAAACTGACACCCTTGTATTAGTCattttagatgctattaaaaagactttacaaatattttaatattgtgatTAAACAGCTTCTTAATGACAATATGACAACGTGACATTTACACAGACAGTAACTACCATCAAAcaaagctgatgtttttacaaaaatagCACAAACGACAATTAAATAAACAACCTCTGATCTATTCGATGCTACGCCTCATTGAAAAAGTCTAACAGGGAATTTAAGTCATAATTATCGAGTATCTCCAACAGCGAGGACACCTTTGTTTTCACGTTCTGGCCCTTGAACTTGAATTTGTCGATGAAGAGGTCTGTGATCATTCCTGCAGGAAAGAAATAATATATGTTAAGCTACGCGagtcaacaacacaaatactAACAGCAGCACTAGCAGTTATTAAATACTGCACCGTAAAGTCTTTCAAGGTGAGCCGGCTGCTTCTTGTACTCCTCCAGGAGATTAGCGGATTCGTCCAAAATGCTGCGATACTCTGGGATGAGGAAGTCGGCGTTGCCCTCGTGAACCTGAAGCTCCTGTCAAGCAAATTGGAACGGGTGATTAGGGATGAACATTAGCATCtctcagagaaaaacaaacaaaggacaagaaaaaaaaacaaaacggggAATGAGCGTGCATGTTAACTTAAAGTGGACTTGAAGACATTTAAAGCAGCTGAACACATTTGTGCATTAAATTCTGATCTCGAGGCTTTTGCAGGTGCAGCTGTGAGTATCCTTTCTCAGCAAACTTCTCCCCGAAGGAAGCATCATTGATGCAGACAGGCTAAAGTTTATTCAAACTGGCTGATACTTACTTTAAGTGCGTCGATAAGCTGAACTTTTCTAGCCAATAACAACTGGTACTCCAGCTTCGGATGGATCATCCTAAGGGTATGGCTCACGGACTCGTCACTGATATCTGGAAGattaacacacacgcacatgttatttattttttagaccATTCACTGTCAAAAAAACTGTGCCTGGAGcagaataatattaataataatgcaccCACCGTATGAAATGTTTAGATTGATTTTCCTCTTGGTGGCTTCCTTAGAGAGGACATCGCTCAGTATGGAGATAGTAGAGATGTTGTCGGACTTGAAGTGACCTTCGCCTTTGCTGAAAATGCAAATTCAGACATGTCTGAGTCCAACTCAAGTTTAAAATTTATGCAAAAGAAATTCAAGTTCTCATTTCATCTGCCTGGAAATCTCTTACAGGTTAGAGCCTTTTTACTACTGTGTGCTGTCCTTACCAATATGTCGCTTCAAGCTGAGTGCCGAGGAACGTGTTGTGGAAATAGAAAGTGATGCTCTCTCCCGCTGGCGTTTTCTCAGGCACCTCTGGCAAACAGAAAACCACCCAGGAGTGGATCTCTGCGAAACTGAACTGCCCCACTAGACTGAGCCTATTCATGGGCctgaaggaagaaagaaatattaaatggGAAAAAACTAAGAGCAGGCAACTCAGTGAATTTCtatgataaaacatttttaataaaaagttgttttattCAGTCCTTTTAGTTATAACTAACACAGAGGATCCACAATTTCAAGGCGATCGCTCCATATGTGGCTTGTGCATGATGCGAATATACTTGTGAAACACACTGTTTTAAGTATTTAGCCCAGTAATTTGTTGTGATTGTGTTAGCTGAAGTCTTCACCTGTCTTGGTCTATGCTGTGTGTCCGCTGGTGGAGGGACAGAGGTTTAATCTGGTACTGGCGGACCTGGCAGGTCTTAGGCTGCAGTCTGGGGGTGATGTAAGCCTGCAGGGTCCCATACTGCCCTTCGATGGACCTCACCTGGACAGGAGTTCATTGTGGATGAAACACATTGTTTGGATTATTTGTTTTCGTGGCACGCTGCTACTCTGTAGGTTTTTATTAACACAGTGTGGAAGTGACGATAAACACGACATAAATCTTGGTTTTGGAggctaaaatgaaactttactGCTGACCCTATTCACACAAATTCCTGTGACTGCACATGCTTCTCCAAAGTGGTGGTGGGGCGGCGACAACCACCTAGTTTAGGTGATACATTAACTATGGATAAGTACCTTATGACCCCAcgtcaaaagaaaaactacaaaaaaccATTGCACAGAATTAAAGGAATATCCTCTAGTCTGTTATAGCACAGTTAGATGTGTTTGTTACCTTAAGCTCAAGTCTGGTAGTGTTGGCCTGACATCTGTATGTGGCCAGGAGGAAGTTCCCATTAGGCTGCTGTTAACAAAATAAGAGCATCAAGCTTCTAAGgtttgtgactttattttttactgtatgtTTGCCCTGTGCAGTAATAGTTTATACCGCCCACCTCTGAGTCGCATTCACTGAAACTGACAACAGCTGAGTTCTTGTCCACGTCCAGCAGGTCTATGGGGACGTCACTCTGTATGAAAGATCATAGTTGAGGGTTTCATTCTGAATGTTTACACCTGAAGCATGTGATTGAGTACAACAGAGTTTAATCGTTGTCGTAATATCTGtacctgcagcagcaggttaTCGATGGCCGTCTGCACCTCCAGGGTGAGGCTGTAGCTGGCGTCGTCCTGGCAGAGGGTGAACTTGTCATTGATGCTGAAGACGGGGACAGCGGAGACGGCCGTGCTCGACTGAGAGGTCTGCTGGTACTGCTCACGACCCTGCAGGACTTTgacctgcagctgctccagctctgcccTGCAAGGTAACAACCTTACTTGCTCAtgaattgatttgtttttcGGTGCAGAGTCACACAAATCTAGGgctgaaaaacacatgaacatgagAAGGAAATACAGTAGATGCAGATACCTGAGTGCTTCTACTTTGGACTGAGTCTCTTTACTCATCTTGATCTCGTCTCCGGGGCCGGCTTCTGCCTTGTGGGGCTCGGTGGTCAAACCAGTCACCCATCCTGACAGAGGAAAGGACAGTAGTACAAACCACTTAGTGTAAGCTCAAGCAATaatgaccaaataaataaagaagtaaaaatgTATATACTAACCTGTATATGTAGCAGTCAAGACCTCATCGTAGGACTCTTTGCCCACACAGCCACCTTGGATGGAGGTCACGCTCTCAGACAACACCTGCAAACAGGAAGGACAAGAATGTGACCATCAGTGAGGAACAGCATATTCTTCGGAGacaaatatttttgtctttttgagacagaaaaaaggaatTTGTTATTCAGAGAAAGGTCCAACAAGTTCCTGgttgatgttttaaaaagaTATTGGTTCAGGATCTTAAGGGCGATGCAGAGGTTAGAATTTAGAGCTTTGTGTGCaatatatttatagtttattatgGTCTTACTCTGTCTGTAAATGGGATTGTTTCCCTGGGATTGTGCATGTAGCAGAGTGTTTTAATATCAATATGATGCTTTCCAATTATTTGcaattttattatcattattatcatgcAAACAATGACAATTAAggcttttctattttctattttctaacTGTCAGCAACATGATTTGGGTTCCTACCCTGATTGGGGTCTTTCTATGGAATTTGCATgtttaaacacatttgtttgtttgtttgtttaactgtTTTTAGGTACATTTGTCCACCTCTTGACACCTAGGATAGACTCCTACAACCTTCTACGGGACAAGCATCATTAGACAATTTATGAATCGACTTAAATCGACATAAATAAGTCTGGTTTTAGGACatataaagtaaaaatgcaTACGAAGAGAGACGCAGCCTTGTCTGAATGTGTTAAATATGTCCACAGTCTCTGTCAACAGGACTGAATTAATAGACTGCAATAAATGTCTGATGATGTTATAAATACTCACATGTTCAAAGCGTAACGTGGGTTCATTGGAGCTGTCAAAACCGTAGACCTCAACCGTCCCATCATCTCGGCCCACCAGGATGTCATTCACTCCGTCTCCGATAATGTCATAAGTGTCAATGCAAAGAATTCCTTATTGGGGACAGGAAAGAGAACTTGTGTTGTAACATGAAGTGAATGTACTCTGTGTAGGAATTAAGAGATCATTTAGGAGCCTTAAACACAGAATGGGCTCATACACAACAtacctcctttctttttttcattgtcaaTCTCCCATTTGGTCACAGCTGAGTGCTCACCGATCTGGACGAGTCCTATTTTTCCATCCGTGGTTCCATAGAGGATGTCCTCCCCTAAAGAAAAATCAATGATATTGTGTTAAATGTGGTTTGTATAAAAGAAATCTCATGTTTTATTGTCATAGTACagagcagaaaagagaaattaaCTTGCCTCCATCTTTGTTGTACATTTCCAAAACGGACGGAGGACCAGGGACTTCAATGTCATAGGCAAGTTCAGATCCCTacggttaaataaaaataaatctaatccaACTGTTTGAGGCATAACATCAAAATCAGATCAGTAAGTAAGTACAAGCTTGGTCTACCTGCAAGACTCTGAGAACTCGGTCTTGGCATGCCAGGACAG
Protein-coding regions in this window:
- the bbs7 gene encoding Bardet-Biedl syndrome 7 protein isoform X1 yields the protein MELHLNRVDYIQVGVTSQKTMKLLPALGKKATQKVAVADHDGILTCFGMKKGEAVPVFKTLPGPKIARMDLGGAAGTPQEKIFVCSGSQVRGFTKKGKQFLTFEANLTENINAMHVSGADLFVCASYIYNHYCDCKDQDYYLSGDKINDITCVSSENLSRLVPVLACQDRVLRVLQGSELAYDIEVPGPPSVLEMYNKDGGEDILYGTTDGKIGLVQIGEHSAVTKWEIDNEKKKGGILCIDTYDIIGDGVNDILVGRDDGTVEVYGFDSSNEPTLRFEHVLSESVTSIQGGCVGKESYDEVLTATYTGWVTGLTTEPHKAEAGPGDEIKMSKETQSKVEALRAELEQLQVKVLQGREQYQQTSQSSTAVSAVPVFSINDKFTLCQDDASYSLTLEVQTAIDNLLLQSDVPIDLLDVDKNSAVVSFSECDSEQPNGNFLLATYRCQANTTRLELKVRSIEGQYGTLQAYITPRLQPKTCQVRQYQIKPLSLHQRTHSIDQDRPMNRLSLVGQFSFAEIHSWVVFCLPEVPEKTPAGESITFYFHNTFLGTQLEATYCKGEGHFKSDNISTISILSDVLSKEATKRKINLNISYDISDESVSHTLRMIHPKLEYQLLLARKVQLIDALKELQVHEGNADFLIPEYRSILDESANLLEEYKKQPAHLERLYGMITDLFIDKFKFKGQNVKTKVSSLLEILDNYDLNSLLDFFNEA
- the ccna2 gene encoding cyclin-A2, whose translation is MSGANRGQGSAASSEYHNQENMLSRLRGSMKHRGAASNDNQENLPPKQAGTRTVLGALQSNNQHSKAQQHSQRGGKQESSQPLSCKNEDFEKSCFEKPSAKQPTFQIHVDEPDGGRVKKPPQVADAVKAKPTVEDSPPVSNTVARLRQPLAAIEVPSVMDVSFDSPMDMSVVEGEEKPVNVNEVPEYAAEIHTYLREMEVKTRPKAGYMKKQPDITNNMRAILVDWLVEVGEEYKLQNETLYLAVNYIDRFLSSMSVLRGKLQLVGTAAMLLASKFEEIYPPEVAEFVYITDDTYTKKQVLRMEHMVLKVLSFDLAAPTINQFLTQYFLHQSVNKRVESLAMFLGELSLVDSDPFLKYLPSQTAAAAYIVANNTLTGGSWPNSLEEMTGYSLKDLMPCIEDLHQTYLAASQHPQKSVREKYKVAKYFEVSSVEAPPKLLLN
- the bbs7 gene encoding Bardet-Biedl syndrome 7 protein isoform X2, which translates into the protein MELHLNRVDYIQVGVTSQKTMKLLPALGKKATQKVAVADHDGILTCFGMKKGEAVPVFKTLPGPKIARMDLGGAAGTPQEKIFVCSGSQVRGFTKKGKQFLTFEANLTENINAMHVSGADLFVCASYIYNHYCDCKDQDYYLSGDKINDITCVSSENLSRLVPVLACQDRVLRVLQGSELAYDIEVPGPPSVLEMYNKDGGEDILYGTTDGKIGLVQIGEHSAVTKWEIDNEKKKGGILCIDTYDIIGDGVNDILVGRDDGTVEVYGFDSSNEPTLRFEHVLSESVTSIQGGCVGKESYDEVLTATYTGWVTGLTTEPHKAEAGPGDEIKMSKETQSKVEALRAELEQLQVKVLQGREQYQQTSQSSTAVSAVPVFSINDKFTLCQDDASYSLTLEVQTAIDNLLLQSDVPIDLLDVDKNSAVVSFSECDSEPNGNFLLATYRCQANTTRLELKVRSIEGQYGTLQAYITPRLQPKTCQVRQYQIKPLSLHQRTHSIDQDRPMNRLSLVGQFSFAEIHSWVVFCLPEVPEKTPAGESITFYFHNTFLGTQLEATYCKGEGHFKSDNISTISILSDVLSKEATKRKINLNISYDISDESVSHTLRMIHPKLEYQLLLARKVQLIDALKELQVHEGNADFLIPEYRSILDESANLLEEYKKQPAHLERLYGMITDLFIDKFKFKGQNVKTKVSSLLEILDNYDLNSLLDFFNEA